The nucleotide window CCCTGAGAGCAGCGAAATAAACGCACTAATTCAGGAACGCACGCAGGCAAGGAAAGCGAAAAATTTTGCACGTTCAGACAAAATCAGGGATTTATTGAAATCTCGCGGGATAATTCTCGAAGATACACCGCAAGGCACTAAATGGAAGCGTGAAATATAAATCATGAATCAATTTTCTTTGTTATTGACTAAAAGATTTATGCCGCTGTTCATAACTCAATTTTTAGGGGCATTCAACGATAATTTTTTCAAGAGTGCATTAATGATGTTAATCACTTACAAATTAGCAGACGAGTCCGGACTTGATCCGCGTATACTTGTTAATGCAGCTGCGGGGATATTTATATTGCCGTTTTTCGTGTTTGCTCCGACGGCGAGTGATTTAGCAGATAGATTTGACAGGGCTGTATTAATGCGCTGGGTAAAATTCGCTGAAATTGTAGTAATGACCGGTGCGACACTGGGATTTGTGTTACATAATTTATGGCTGTTAATAATCGTGTTATTCATGATGGGCGCGCAGTCAGCATTTTTCAGTCCGGCAAAATACGGCATTCTACCGCAGCACTTGGCCGAGCATGAATTAATTGCAGGTAACGGCTTAATTCAAATGGGTACTTACTTGGCAATATTAACAGGAACTATAGCGGGCGGATTGTTAATTTTGCGTGAAAACGGGATTTATTTAGTCGGACTCGGTGCTGTAATGATTGCATTTGCCGGCTGGGTGAGCAGTTTATTTATTCCACCTACAACGCCTATAGACTCGAACCGCAAAATTTCATTTAAATTAATATCTCGAACGTCTGAAATGTTTAGAGAAATTTGGCCTATGAGACAAGTATTTTGCTCAATGCTGGCTATTTCGTGGTTCTGGCTGGTCGGGTCTGTATTTCTTGCGCAGTTCTCTACTTATTCGCGTTTAATTCTCGGAACTGATGAGAGTGTTGCTACAAGTTTTCTTGCTATATTTTCATGCGGTATAGGTTTAGGCTCGATGGCTTGTAATTCTATTCTGAAGGGGCAAATCACGACAAAATATGTACCGTCGGCGGCATATGGTATAGCGATTTCAAGCGTTTTATTATGGTATGTGAGCGACCGCCCCCCCGTTGATTCCAGTGCGCAAATAATCGGAGCGTTTGAATTTTTCTCCCGGCCTGAAAATCTTTTGATTCCTGCGTGTTTATTTATGATTGCTTTCTGCGGAGGTTTGTATATTGTGCCTCTTTACGCCGTTATGCAGAATAGAGCGCCCGAGTCAAAAGTTTCTAGTGTTATAGCCTGCTCAAATATAAGTGATTCTATTTTTATGGCACTTGCTGCAGTGGGAGCGAGTATCTTAATAGGCAGCGGTCTGACAATTCCGCAGTTATTCTTGACTATGGGACCGACAACTTTTATTGTAGGCTTGTTAGTGGGAATGATTTAATTTATAAAACGAGTCCCCCGATTCATTCAATCAAAGCGAGTCGGGGGAATTTATTTTATTACGGGAATTATAATTATTTATTCTGATTTATCCCGCTTGAGAGTTACAATTATTTCGCCTGTTGTTGAGCCTGCACAAAATGCCAACGGTTCGCAAATAAAGAATAAGCAGCAAGCCCTTCCGCCCCTGAATTTGCCCTGTGTTATATTTTCTGAGACGACCTCCCAGCCCTGACTCGTATAATCCTGTAGAGCCTGATTCTTTTCTCGCTGCCCCTTCTCGTTATTAGGAAAATTTAAAGTTTTGAATTCTGCCGCCATGAATAAATCCCCGCTTTCATGAAAAAATTTTTAATATAATCTCAATACAGAACGCCGGAAATGTTAGACCAAATCCAAATCCCGTAATAAATCGCAGAAAATTATTACTCTCTCGAAAATTATATAACTGCGTGAAGCCGTCAAGTGCCATTATAGAAGCGCATATAATAAAAATTGTAATAACCTTTTCGCCCATAAACAGCCAGAATATCAACGAAAAAATATATCCCGTGAAGATTCCCGTACACCGCGCGCAAATATGAAACTGTCTGCCCCTGACAAAAAACGAGCGTTCAGACAACTGATGACACCGCCAATATTTAGCGAGTAAAATATTATCGACGAATAAAGCTATTAAAATTTTTTCAGCAAGAGTATATTTCATAATTCAATAATAAATAAATCCATAAAATTTTTGTTATTATAACACGCGCGAGTCGTTCATGTTTTGTGCTAAAATTGTGCGAATAATAAAAAATTTTCAGGAGCAAATTTATTATATGCTAGAAATCTTTAAATCAATACCAGCGGGCGGGACTGTCTTTAACTGCATTGCTGTAATAATCGGCGGGCTTGTCGGCTTATTTGCGGGGCGGTTCATTCCGGAGAAAACTCGGGCGGCTATATTTAATTGCATGGGCTTGTTTACTCTTTATGTAGGAATAAATATGACTCTCAACACAAAAAATTCTATTGCTGTATTATTGAGTCTCGTCTTAGGCACAATAACGGGCGATTTTCTGGGACTTGAAGACAAATTAAATTTTTTAGGCGACAAATTACGGGATAAATTCAGCAAGTCGGACTCAAATTTTACGCAGGGATTTGTGAATTCAACTCTATTATTTTGCGTGGGAGCTATGTCAATAATCGGCGCATTTAATGACGGCTTGAGACATGACCCGGAAATCTTAATAACTAAA belongs to Synergistaceae bacterium and includes:
- a CDS encoding DUF2085 domain-containing protein, which translates into the protein MKYTLAEKILIALFVDNILLAKYWRCHQLSERSFFVRGRQFHICARCTGIFTGYIFSLIFWLFMGEKVITIFIICASIMALDGFTQLYNFRESNNFLRFITGFGFGLTFPAFCIEIILKIFS
- a CDS encoding DUF554 domain-containing protein; this encodes MLEIFKSIPAGGTVFNCIAVIIGGLVGLFAGRFIPEKTRAAIFNCMGLFTLYVGINMTLNTKNSIAVLLSLVLGTITGDFLGLEDKLNFLGDKLRDKFSKSDSNFTQGFVNSTLLFCVGAMSIIGAFNDGLRHDPEILITKGIMDGVISVIFAGSFGIGVLFSIIPVFIYQGAFTLAASLLESFITAEMYANISGTGGLMIIGIGLNLLGIKKIKLCDMLPGLLYVILFTKIFA
- a CDS encoding MFS transporter, with protein sequence MNQFSLLLTKRFMPLFITQFLGAFNDNFFKSALMMLITYKLADESGLDPRILVNAAAGIFILPFFVFAPTASDLADRFDRAVLMRWVKFAEIVVMTGATLGFVLHNLWLLIIVLFMMGAQSAFFSPAKYGILPQHLAEHELIAGNGLIQMGTYLAILTGTIAGGLLILRENGIYLVGLGAVMIAFAGWVSSLFIPPTTPIDSNRKISFKLISRTSEMFREIWPMRQVFCSMLAISWFWLVGSVFLAQFSTYSRLILGTDESVATSFLAIFSCGIGLGSMACNSILKGQITTKYVPSAAYGIAISSVLLWYVSDRPPVDSSAQIIGAFEFFSRPENLLIPACLFMIAFCGGLYIVPLYAVMQNRAPESKVSSVIACSNISDSIFMALAAVGASILIGSGLTIPQLFLTMGPTTFIVGLLVGMI